ACTGCACGCTGTATCACATGCAGAGGTGTCACATTACCTTAGCCTAACCCGCTACCTCCAAAATACCCACAACCCCCTCTCTCATGTCCTCCAGAGAGCTTAGTACATGTGTGTGCATTAAGTGTCCCCAAAACATGTGTAGACTATTTGCACCTACATTAACTTGTCTAATATCAGTTTCAGCCCAAAGCAGCTACACTCACACTTAAGCACACTCAACAACAGAAGCTCATATGCTGTGGATTACTATAATCAAGGCATGTGTATGATTTAACTCAACCCTCAGTAATCCTCACTCAAGTACATAAACccagtcaattttttttttcctgcagttaaatgtatttgtttctgtgctttatGAACAGAACCTATAAATTAGCCTCAATATCAAAGAACATCATTGAGAGATACAACCTGCACGTCCTGCTCCGTTCTATTTACCTTTGTAAGGCATCATTCCACGCGTCTTCAGATACATTTTTGCACTGCGGGCTGTGCGGATCTTGTTGATGTTGTAGCCCAGCTTATTGCAGCGGTTCTTCCTGCAGCTGAGGCAGAGCCCCTTATTGAAGGCCTCTCTGGAGTTGCAGCGGTACGCCATGCTCTGCTGTTCCGTGTTGAGCAGGGAGTCAATGAACAGGTGAATGGAGCGCTCATGGGAGCATTTCACGAGCTGGTCCATGTCTgcaaaaacacagcacaaaGAAAGCGTCAAGCCTGTGCACAGCCGTTCATATGACGTCAGGCTAATTTTAGAATATTACTTCCTCGTGTTGACCAAGAGTATTTTCTCACTTGGCACAGTTTTgctcatttaaaacatttcaagcAATCAAGGGAGAGTAAAGCAGCAAAACATCAAGCGCAGCTTTAATCTTGGTGGCATACTGTGACTCGTAGTTGTGCATGTTATGGCTGGAGGCAAACACACTGTAGCTGTAGTCCTCAAAGGTTTTTACACAGTCAAAGCGTTTGAGGACACTTAGCAAACTTATACGAACTTCCTCCTGATCATTTAATGGCTGTTTGATGTGGGTAGAATCTTTGTATTTATGGACCTTAAGAAGTGGAGATGATTACTTTCAAGCAATCCacattttttctaaatgcaaCTCATGCATGCTATCCTACACTCCACATGAACAGAAAGTCATACAATTTGCAAAAAGATTTTGTGACACTGCAGTTTAAGGGGAGAAATAATGGGAGCAGACATCGTAGGTATTATTGCTCAAGACTGCTGCAGACGCAGGGAGGGCTTGTTTCACATACTTTGGAGACCTTTGATCCCTTCCAAAGCAATTCCCATCAGAGTATTCTGGATGTCGCAGCCTGGCTGGAAGGTGCCTCCGTTGGGGTAAATGTCAATATGGCCCACTGGTCTCTGGATGCCGATGCTGCGGTCTGGGGAACCCCTGGTGTTGGTGTGCAGGACGTCCACAAACTGGGCATCATCTCTGGACAGAGTGTTTTGGTTGTCTGCGTGTTCGAAGGTAGGGCCTGCAGGATCCAGACCTGGAGTGGAGGATTCACATCACGACAAGACAAAATAAGATCAGGCCTACCAGCTATTCAAAAAATGTTGAGTATTAACATGCAgctactttcttttttcttttaatttctttggGCTTTGTGCAACCTTACAGAATGGGCGAAGCTCAGAACAATGTGAAGCAGTGATTGCGAGCTCTTAATGGGCCGCAGCTCCCAGATCACAGTAAACCCACTATTATTCTAAGCAGGTCAGGGAGTTTTCAAAGCTGGATAAACTTCATCGCGACAAATAGGGGGATTGTAGCCAATGACTGGCACTGACTGGCCATATGCACATATACAATGCTAGCTTGGAATGTAACAACAAACAGATTATGTTTCATTGGTGAGCTGGGCTGCCCTCGGGAGCTGGCCTGGAAAAAAATGTGCGCATACGTTACAGTATGGTATGTTTATATGCATTGGGTCTAAGACTAAATATAGGATTTTCAGGTATCTAATGACAGCTGATAAAATGGCTTATGGCTTCGAGGTTGTGACAAATGCATTTAAAGACAACTCTGCAACTTCTTTTAATTTACAAAAAGAGGTTCAGAACAAATTCAACCAAACAGAGAAGATCTTTTACACTCTCAtataaatgaaaagaagaaaaggatgATATGCTGTTGGACGGATATTTCTAACCTGTGATCCTGCTGATTTTATGGTCGGTGAGGTCTCCAGCAATTCCAGCCACATGTGCTCCGAGACTGTAACCCAGCAGATGAATCCTGTCCCAGGGCAACTGCAGCTCTGCCTGGGGGGAGGAGACGGGTGGGAAGTGTCACAAAAAATACCACATGCCACACAGACTTCGGTGGAGGGATTAAGAGCAATAGTAGCTTCTACCTGGTGAGGCTTAGCAGCACTGTGCAGAAAAGTTTTATGTAATTTCATGCCTTGCTAATTGTTGTAGGCTTTAAACTTGGCAGTAGTGTCAACGAAAGACAAACATGTGAGAGCACTGCCTCTGCCAATCAGCCTTCTCTCCTGCCTTGAAGTCACCATGTAATGAGAGGCAGCACTGAGCTATAGTCATGTCGAtcataaaattatttttatagGTATTTAAAGTCATAACCAGTAGGATAACATATTTGCTGCAGCACAGCAGGGTGAAGAACATTACATCATGAGTAATGGTTCCCCCACAATGCTTCACTTCCTTTGTCAGCGTAAGAAAAGACCATGGCTTTGTTGAAGGGTTTCCAGAAGCATAAGGTTAAGTCAGCTTGTCCACAAGTAAACTGGAAAATGTGAGCCAGAGGTTAGCTTGCTGTCGGCCATCCCACCGATGACACACTTACTTGTATCCAGGTGACAAATTTGGCGACATCGCGGCCCACGAGCTTAGTGTACGCTGCGGAGGTCGGGTAGTGCTGGCTGGCACGGGTCAGCCAGTCCACCACAATCACATTGGCGGTGGGCACTCTCTCGTACAGAGCAGACACCAGCTTGGGCACCCAGCTCTCAAACATTCCTGTGACCTACAACAGCAGACGTATGCACAAAATCTGTCACGCATATATATATGGTCAGGTCAGCTGCATCATGGCGTGATTTATTCTAGCCTGAgactttgctgtgttttctgttgctggAAAGTAGCCAACACATCATCAGGAtcacatttttcttcctggtgaGCTTTAAATCACAttacagcagaagaagaatggaCTGTTGGCACTACAAACCCTCGCCTTCCAGTCTACATCCTTCTAAGTGTATTTATAGTTTAAATCATCTCACAATACTGCATGGGCTTCTATCAGTCTGGAATCAATTATTTGTTGGTTCAACATTGCATTGATGGTGCTTCTCAGTATTTAATGCATTTGCCGTTTGCTGAATCTACACGCAGACGACTCGAACAGACACTGAACCAACTCATTTCAACCTGTCTGATTCAGCAACTGTGTCATTTCTGGAAGGTTTTCTGTTCCAAATCAAGATGTCTATGCATTGTGTTTCGTCTGACTCACCGTCCAGCCATGTATTATGATAAAGGTCTGTGTCTCCGGATTGAATTCACACTCCTGGATGGTTTCTGGCTGTCCAGCCACAATGTAGCACATATCATCGTCTGGGGTTTCTGCAGAACGCAGGGAGAACTTGGACACAATATCAGTGTAGTCCGCGATCCATTCAGTTGAAGTTGGCAGGGGAGTAGCTGTGGTGTTTActgtttcaacacacacacaaacacacacaaataaagacaTGCAGGAGATTGTTAGATTGTTGTGCCATGACAGTCATGTGACGGATTGTTGTGAAACTGCACTTTCAATAACAATATTGTTACAGGCTGCACTTATGCTGCCCACACATACAGGACTCATCCAGCACAGTGATGCCCTGGGAGCAGATATTTACTATTGCTTCAGAATAATAGTGTACTGGTAGGAGTATAAAGCATGACAGTGTCGCCCCCTTATGTTTTCCCTTCACTTCTACCAGCGCAACTTCGCAAACAATGACTGAGGAAACTCTCAGCAACTTGAATATCTTCAAAACAATATGTATTTATAGTGACTAAAATGCGCAAAATTAAATTGAAGGACAAATCAATATTTACTTACTCCTTTAATGAGCCAATTTTGttctacaaaattaaaaaaaaaaacagatgaaatgaaagaaaattcacTGAGAGTGCAGAAAGTGTGGCGATGTGTTTTTAGCATCTGATGGAGATAGCTCTGTGCATTTAAACTCAGTCCTGCAGATAAACAAGACGCAAAGTTCTCTCAAAGTTGTGCGTGGAAATGTGACAGGTTTTGTCAGACAAGAGCTCGGGGGCCAGCTCCTCTTCATGCGCACATGGAGCTGAATGGCATGAAACGcgctgcagacctgcagacctGAAGTCTCCACGGGGTTATTCCCGGTCAGCGCATTAATCAACCTGCCTCCCCGCTGTGTTTATCATGGGCTGCATCACCATATAACTATAaacagataataaaaaaaaaaacaaaaaaaactttaaagcaaTAACGTTGAGTCAGTCTTACCAAAAAGATCGGTGCTGCTGGCAGGGGCTTCGGGATCTGAACAAAAAGTTGCAATGATTTTTCCCAAAATTATCCAAATAGTGAAAAAAGAGACGTTTCCCTTTCCCATATTATTGAGGTGTTTTTCCTCTAAATAAGCCCCTGAATGAAAAGTTCTCCGGATGGTGGCGGGTCAGTGGTATGTGATCCACTCGTGGTGGAGAGCGGCTGCGGCTGGAGGCTGGAGTTGCTTATGGTCTGTCACAGTTGCCGCTCCAAGTCATCTTTATGGGTGGCTCATTTAAATATCCAAACACGATTGGCTGGAGGTCCGAGGGCGGAGAGTAGACTTTGTCCCGGCGGGGATCATTCACAAGGTTCCTCATAGGACGCCCCCTTTCACACATGACTGGAAAAGCCCCCCCGTCAACCACTGATCAACAGATTATCAGGCAATGAAAGGAAATTAAAGCTTTCCTTTACCTGAAAGAGACAGAAGGAGTGCATGGGAGCCTTTGCCAGTTGAAGAAACTGTTCAGAATCATCCTACAAAAGGGATCCATACAAGTAAAACCCACGTGCTGCCTAACATAAAGTTTAATCAGCTAATGTAATAGAAAAGCCAATACTcgtaacattaaaaaaaaaagcctgtctATAAGACATTGTGGAAGTACTGTAGTGTTCTGCGCAGGTTTTATGTTAACATTAAACTTTGTCATTAAGGTTAATGCTATTCAGGGGCACACTACTGTATATCCAGTATGTGATTTTACTGATAGTTAAGTGGAAATTTACACAATTACATTGAGTGTAAATTGTCACAAGTCCTGATTAAAATGTACACAAATTGATAGTGTAAATTTCAACCTGTCCAGTTCAGCTCCAGCACTCCAACACACTCAGCTGAATACGGAGGTACTGCATAAAAGATCAATTACACTTTGCTATTTTTTACATCTAaagttgccatgtaaatgtgtGCACAGTTGtcactgattttcttttttttgtgtgtgttattgttatttttcaaaaagacaATCACCATCACGCTGCAGTATTTCAGAGTTAAATATTAAATACTTTCAGTAGTTTCGCCAAACCGTATTTACTGTTGACTGAGGACTGCTATCTGTCAATAAGTACAATTTAAACAATGAAGCAATAGCTGTTTTGGAGTGAGTGCACGTTTTCAACTCCTTTTCACCTCAGATTACTCATCCCTGCCATCATggagtttgtttatttattgtggaacaggacaatttttttcttaaaataaataacataatgaATGAGAACAATCCAAGATTGTGGAGGAAGGTTGAAAAATCTGAAATTGTGAAAGCTTAAAGAAAAA
The window above is part of the Salarias fasciatus chromosome 23, fSalaFa1.1, whole genome shotgun sequence genome. Proteins encoded here:
- the lpla gene encoding lipoprotein lipase, whose product is MGKGNVSFFTIWIILGKIIATFCSDPEAPASSTDLFVNTTATPLPTSTEWIADYTDIVSKFSLRSAETPDDDMCYIVAGQPETIQECEFNPETQTFIIIHGWTVTGMFESWVPKLVSALYERVPTANVIVVDWLTRASQHYPTSAAYTKLVGRDVAKFVTWIQAELQLPWDRIHLLGYSLGAHVAGIAGDLTDHKISRITGLDPAGPTFEHADNQNTLSRDDAQFVDVLHTNTRGSPDRSIGIQRPVGHIDIYPNGGTFQPGCDIQNTLMGIALEGIKGLQNMDQLVKCSHERSIHLFIDSLLNTEQQSMAYRCNSREAFNKGLCLSCRKNRCNKLGYNINKIRTARSAKMYLKTRGMMPYKVFHYQVKAHFFSKDKLSFSEQPMKISLFGTHGETEDIAFVLPVLNANTTLSFLITTDVDIGDLMIVKLRWEKDTLISWSDWWGSSKFHIRKLRIKSGETQSKVIFSAKEGEYANLVRGGEEAVFVKSKEDNANRKEKLMHKLKTQGSQFGQNEA